Proteins encoded in a region of the Triticum dicoccoides isolate Atlit2015 ecotype Zavitan chromosome 3A, WEW_v2.0, whole genome shotgun sequence genome:
- the LOC119268153 gene encoding myb-related protein Hv33-like — protein sequence MRAMGREAATAVACSSNKPKLRRGLWSPEEDEKLYNHIIRYGVGCWSSVPRLAGLERCGKSCRLRWINYLRPDLKRGSFSQQEEDLIVSLHKILGNRWSQIASQLPGRTDNEIKNLWNSCIKKKLRQQSIDPTTHEPLNDAAAVAEPHDECKQLVPAAEDGGSVGSDDLLAPHSPVDCSFDPMSVTNVPTMHMQGSYSLCDHASTYCAYTGGGDSSSNSNGTGTGTSTWTCGNVEPLPHMDMFRDAEPYPFDPTKFSPWHQQHAPDDDRGSAVFPIRSLSRDLPESCFELARGALEDEFDFM from the exons ATGCGTGCGATGGGACGCGAGGCAGCAACGGCAGTGGCGTGCTCCTCCAACAAGCCCAAGCTGCGGAGAGGGctgtggtcgccggaggaggacgaGAAGCTCTACAACCACATCATTCGCTACGGCGTCGGTTGCTGGAGCTCCGTCCCAAGGCTCGCCG GGTTGGAGAGATGTGGTAAGAGCTGCAGGCTAAGATGGATCAACTACCTCAGGCCTGATCtcaagaggggcagcttctcccagcAGGAGGAGGACCTCATCGTCAGCCTGCACAAGATCCTCGGCAACAG GTGGTCCCAGATAGCGTCGCAGCTGCCAGGCCGGACCGACAACGAGATCAAGAACTTATGGAACTCGTGCATCAAGAAGAAGCTCCGGCAGCAGAGCATCGACCCCACCACCCACGAACCGCTCAATGACGCTGCCGCTGTCGCCGAGCCGCACGATGAGTGCAAGCAGCTAGTCCCCGCTGCGGAAGACGGCGGCTCCGTTGGCAGCGACGATCTCCTAGCGCCGCACTCCCCGGTCGACTGCAGCTTCGATCCCATGTCCGTGACAAACGTCCCCACAATGCACATGCAGGGCTCCTATTCCTTGTGTGACCACGCCTCCACGTACTGCGCCTACACAGGCGGCGGCGACAGCTCCAGCAACAGCAACGGCACCGGCACCGGCACCAGCACCTGGACCTGCGGCAATGTGGAGCCGCTCCCGCACATGGACATGTTCCGCGACGCCGAGCCGTACCCATTCGACCCGACCAAGTTCAGCCCGTGGCACCAGCAGCACGCGCCGGACGACGACCGCGGCTCCGCGGTCTTCCCGATCCGCTCGCTGTCCCGGGACCTGCCCGAGTCGTGCTTCGAGCTCGCCCGTGGAGCCTTGGAGGACGAGTTCGACTTCATGTGA